AGACCATTCGGCCCCGCGTTGCAAGCGGCTCGACTCCAGACTCTCCACTATCAGCCGAAAGTGCAGCCAAACAGGCCGAGGCTGCGTCAGAACTCGCTGCTTCTGGACAATCAGAGCTTCAGGATCCTACTGCCCAGGGCCATCAGGCCCAGTCGCTGTCAAAGGTCTTTACCGTCGTACCAGACAACCGTATATTAGTCCACGAGCTATCGATCGATAAGGAATACCGTATCGATCCATCGCCCACCGCCGACCTTCGCGATGCCCTCAACCGCGAACTTTGCGACGCCATGCGGAGAGGCTTCGAGGAGGGCGATAGCGCCAACTGGACTGTTGCCATGGCGGAGAACATACGAGGCAAGCTGTTGCGACTCTTGAAGCCTGGCAATTCCATGCACACCCTCATTTCTGAGACACTGGATCCAGAGCACGTCAGCAGGCAATGCAGTCAAGGTGTCTTCTCATACGGGAAATTCTTTGATTTCATTGCTAGCATCCTGCCTAAGCTTTGCGCACCCTTTAGAGATACCGAAGTGCAATCGCTCGCGGAAGAGCTACAGGAAGAGGGTGATGTACCAAGTATGATTGAGAAGCTTTTCAAGGTGCTTCATATCATCGATCTTCTCTCGCTAGACTACTCCAACTTCCTCCTGATGAACGCTGCGCCAACACTCATCAAAGAGGCTGTCGGCTACGAGCAGCGCATGTTTACCCAAGACCTCGAGGAGAACAAGATCACTCTCGACCGCACCCGCCGCTGGTGGCGCAGCGCAGCAGTAAACATGCACACTGAAGCCGACCGCCGCGATCCGTGGAGCCAGGCAAACCCAATCAACCGCCCCACAGCGCATAAGATCTATGCTCGTGGTCTGGTTGACCTCGCAATCGCCACCCCACCTCTTCGCAATTCTGAGCTACCAGAAACCCTCGAGTTAGACAGGGCACGCATATCCCGCATCCGCGAAGACGCCCTCCGCATCACCACCATCGGCGGCATCTTGCTCACGGCGAAGAACCTACTCAAGCGCGACGTGCGCGCGCAGTGGAAGTCCGAAGCTAGCAAGATGTGGTTGGTACTAAAGGAGAACGGATACATGTCCGACCCTTCCACTCCCAGCAAGATCTCTTCTCTGCTAGAGTCTTCACGCAACATGCCACCTTCGACTCGCTCCCAGCTCTCCTCCACAATCACGAGGTTGCTCACCCAAGCCGAAGCGGGGAAACTCTCTGACCCCGTTATGAAAGTCCTCTTCCAGCGCCTCAAGACGCACATCTTCAACCGCGTAAGCGCCAGCAGCTCCGGCGAGCGCGTCAAGGCTGCTAGCACCGCGACTGAGGGCCTTGCTACTACCGGTCTGCCAGAGTTTGTGAGCCAGGTTGCTTTCATCTGCGAGCAGCTTGGTAAGCTGGGCGAGGTGGATCGCAAGTGCCATGGCAAGTGGTACGAGGAGATTGCAGAGGAAATGGAGAGGTTGGGCATTGAGGGCGGCGAAGAACTTACGCGCTCGTTGAGTACGGAGAGTGATGCTGCTGCGTCGACGAGCTCGGGCTCGTCGTCTGTGTaagatgatgatgatgatgatatGGTGGTGGTTTTGATTGGATTGTAGACTTGACTGCAACTTTTCTTTGGCGTTTTTACTCCTGTTTTTCGTTTCAGTCTTTCAGCTTTGGTCTGATGGCAGTATATCCATTGTTCATTCTTTTTTTCTTTTTCGCTCTCGCGCGCGCTGGTCTTGCTTGGTCGTTACATTCTTAGGTCTCTGTTCTTTTTGCAAGGCGCTGGGGGAGAATCTTCTTCCGATTCGGTTTCTAGTTTCCTTTGCTATGGGGGTTTCATGAGCATATACGAATCGCTCCAGGGTTCTTCCTATCTTGGTTGCTGGTTTATCTTATGGGGGACTATGTCTACCTATTGGGTATATACATATCACTGGACTGGCTTGTTAGCGAAGGGCAACGCGCGCCAGGTGAGCGATGCAATACACATCTTCTCTACACTCATGCCTCTCGCTTTCATTCTGGACTTAACATGTGTCATGGTTCGTTTGTAGGCAGACAGACAGACAGTGTTTAATGCTGCTGGCAGCACTTAGACACCACAGCCCAGTAACAGTGAGAGGTGACTGTTCCGTACATGCACATGTACAGTACACGCTATCCTACGTCTCGCCCACTCACTATCAAGGCATACACGTAATTGCATTGTACCCAGTCACCCACAATTGCCGGTGACAAGATCTCCCCTCCACACGGTCCTCAGTCTATCTCACAGTCACACCGTTTTTCTTGCTCGATACAAAACATCCTTACTACCCCCCCTCTCCCTTTCTCACTCTATTCGGCGGACACCGAAGATCTGCACACCAACGATGACATACCGCTCACCACATACCTTATTGTCTTAAAACATGTCACTGTCACATGTACCCCATGTCCGAACTTTCGTACTGGGGGGGTAAAGCGAGAAAGATCAGTTACACAAGACGCACAGACGGAGAGGCAAAAGGGGAGGGTTACAGCGCGTCTACGGCGTCAGACTGGCGTCTACAGCGTCTAATAGCGGGGGAGAGTGAGACTAAGAAAACAATGGTGTGTATGCATGTcagagagcagcaagaaaaaaaaagaatGTCATCAAGTACGTGGCATTCGTGAGACAGCGCGCGCGGCAAAAGTTTCCTTACAAGGTAGGCAGTGCGTTCAAGTCAGATGAGCGCGCTATAGACGCGGTGTGTAATTCGGGGGGAAAACGTTTATGGGGAATTGAGAGCGAGAATCTCCACCTTAAACTTATACAAAGAATCAGATATTGGTTTAGGGGGGGGAGGAAGCGATATTATTACGTTCTTATTTCCTCAGTGCAAAGTTTTTCGGGCGGTTTTCAGTAAGTGTTTTACCCCACACGTGTGTTTTGATTTTTTTTCTCTCTCTCAATGGCTTATACGTAAAAGGCTTCAGCAGCTGAGGTTGGCAATGAGTTGGCGGTCGGCTGAATAGGTCGTTCATGGAGTAATAGAAGCGTATAAACGGGGTGTGTGTGTTTGTACGTTGCATGTTCTAGTTTAGTTGAGATGCAAACGCGGCGATATATCCTCGTTTGGCGATAAACGTCAGCACGGGACCGAGGCATAACAGCCTCCAGCAAAGCCAGAATCGCATGATGCTCTTTTCGTATGTTTCTCAAAGGTTTTGCTTGGCATGAGGTGCTCCTAGCGGGGGCGGACCGGACACAGCCCCTGGCGGACGACGGATGCCAAAGTTTGCCTTTCTAGCTTCATCGATGCGTCCCTTTGCGAGACTGATGCCGGGGACAACCCACTCGCCGCAACTGCATTGCATGCCTTGCCAGGCGTACTTGCCGACGTTGTTTCTGCACTTTTGATTTGGACATTCAAGACGACCTTCCAACTTGCCTTGCTCGAGCTCGGGGCGCATCCAAGACAGGGGGTCGAGGAAGTAGTGGGCACAGTTTTGCGATGCCGCGGCAGCTGAAGGCCCTTTTGCTTTTTCATTGCTGACGGTTGAACGTGGTCCATGCGATAGCAGGTATTTTGACGTTGCCAATGCTCGTCTAGAAGCAGAGAATCGTAAGCGGCGTTGAGCGACAAGAAGGCGGCGAACAAGGAATATCTTGAAAGTCGTGGCCTGCATCCCTATCGTACGGCTCCACTTACCTGCATTTACGGCATCGCAACTCGAACCCCGAGGCTTCGTCAGTTACATGCTCGTCTTCGAAACGGATCTTGTCCGCCTCTGGAGCTTGACCACAGGCGCGGCTGAGCTCAATCTCGCGCTGGTAGACCCATCGTTGATAGGCCGGGGTGCTTTCAACGTCTTCGGGTGTTTGCATCTCACCGTATAGTTCAAGCTGCTTCATGAAGCCGTCGTTGGGTTCGCAGATGGATCGCGCTTGCCGGAGGTGCGACAAAGCTTCCGAAGGGCTGATGTTGTGCTCATGCATCAAATAAGCGATGACGACGGTGGCCGATCGCGACTTGCCCATAGCACTAGAGAAGGATTTTTGGTTGGCATATTGATACGAGTGGCTGCGAGGAAATAGAGTGGCAAGGAAGCGGTGTGAAACGGGAAACAAAGGCGCAAAATGGAAGGCGAGCAACGTGTAAAAAGTCTGCTGCAGGACGCGTGGAAGGCAAAGCTGGAACTGCATGCATTGCAAGCATGTCACGAGTGCCTCAGCCGCCGATTCTGATGAAGATGGCAAAATTGCCAAGCAGGGTAGTCGTCGATGGCGATCCAGAGTTGTTTGGATATGCAAGGCTTCAGCTCGACCGGGGTGCGAACTTACCAATGCACCAAGACTCCGCCACCTCCCTTGAGCCCCTCGCGTATAAAGGCGTTCGTGGCAGGGAAATGCTCCAATAGATTCTCGTCATCGACGTCGTCGACCTCGACGACCATGTGCTTGAAGGGGCTGAATAGACTCTGATCTGACGGGGTGCGTAATACCGACAAGACGTGCGTGATCTTGGCTTGCTCGAGGGCCTCGCGCCGTCGCAAAGTGAAGATGCTATGCAACACTGGTTAGACTGTAGTCTGGTGACGCCGGGTGCCGGGTCGCCGTCCTGGGGTAGTAGTCGAGTGGGAAACAGTGGTCGAGATTACGTACCCGCCAATGTACAGGTTCAGGTCGCCTGGGACTCTGTCGATGAGAGCCATGACTGTGGGTGTACGGTTATCCGAGAAAGATCGGGGACCGGAGATGGGGCAATGGGGATCAACGATAGATTTGGAAGAGGCGCTCACGCTCGCTGATGAAGGTGCGAGTAAGGGTCCATTTTTCACCGAGGTCTGCTATCATGTGTGCCCACCAAAATAGCGGAGCGTGAACCTCCTGACAACTTCAAATACTCCGTAGCACGGGATTGGTAGGTCGGGGGCATGTCATTACGGCAGTACAACCTCAAGCAGAACTAGAAGACAAATTGCAGCGTGTTTTGAGTTTACAATATATGGCGTGTTGTTGAAGCAGACGTAATAGAGCACGGTACATGATTAATGATCACATGAGTAGCGCTACCCGCCAAACCGTCAGCTAGAAAGGACT
This sequence is a window from Pyrenophora tritici-repentis strain M4 chromosome 4, whole genome shotgun sequence. Protein-coding genes within it:
- a CDS encoding CDC14, protein-tyrosine phosphatase; amino-acid sequence: MALIDRVPGDLNLYIGGIFTLRRREALEQAKITHVLSVLRTPSDQSLFSPFKHMVVEVDDVDDENLLEHFPATNAFIREGLKGGGGVLVHCHSYQYANQKSFSSAMGKSRSATVVIAYLMHEHNISPSEALSHLRQARSICEPNDGFMKQLELYGEMQTPEDVESTPAYQRWVYQREIELSRACGQAPEADKIRFEDEHVTDEASGFELRCRKCRRALATSKYLLSHGPRSTVSNEKAKGPSAAAASQNCAHYFLDPLSWMRPELEQGKLEGRLECPNQKCRNNVGKYAWQGMQCSCGEWVVPGISLAKGRIDEARKANFGIRRPPGAVSGPPPLGAPHAKQNL
- a CDS encoding Tcp11 domain containing protein, translating into MALAIHLAQLTKLLADESNLAHKLWQTGSSKALSRGASSLDALAGAAGAYAVEDVRLEALEEDFHNGVREFPRFGLGEQPRDCGGELGASRRWHVA